The proteins below are encoded in one region of Ricinus communis isolate WT05 ecotype wild-type chromosome 6, ASM1957865v1, whole genome shotgun sequence:
- the LOC8279183 gene encoding glycine-rich cell wall structural protein 2 — protein sequence MKMKAKKFSARNIAITVLVVVVVAFLVTSAEAQRGGGGGGGGGRGGGGGGGGGGKTGGGGGGRGGGGGGGKGGKTGGGSGSRNTPTTGTTTTTGTGVVVGSGGSTAGGGGGGAARNTPSSSSVRLGTESNHGLIASLTFMLAIFLMA from the coding sequence ATGAAGATGAAGGCCAAGAAATTCTCAGCAAGAAACATTGCAATTACGGTTCTTGTGGTTGTTGTCGTAGCTTTCTTGGTAACATCAGCAGAAGCTCAAAGGGGTGGTGGCGGTGGAGGAGGCGGAGGCAGAGGTGGCGGAGGCGGAGGTGGAGGGGGTGGTAAAACTGGAGGGGGAGGCGGAGGTAGAGGCGGAGGTGGAGGGGGTGGTAAAGGTGGTAAAACTGGTGGTGGTAGTGGCAGTAGAAATACCCCTACTACCGGTACCACTACGACAACGGGTACGGGTGTTGTCGTAGGAAGTGGTGGAAGTACTGCTGGAGGAGGTGGTGGTGGAGCTGCGAGGAATACTCCAAGCTCAAGTTCAGTAAGATTGGGTACTGAATCCAATCATGGATTGATTGCATCTCTAACTTTTATGTTAGCCATTTTCCTGATGGCTTAA